The nucleotide window TTTTTCCTGCAGTTTTAGACTGGTATATGCCAACCTCTGCTTTGTTTAATGATTCTAAAATATTGTTATCTACTGTAGGGTCAAATACAGATACTCCAAAAGAGGCTGTTGTTCCAATAATCGAATCACCTACATTTATTTTAATGTTTTCCACCTCATTTTTAATTCTTTCAACCTCAAATGGCAGAGAGATCTCAGAAATACCGTATATCACTACTGTAAATTCATCGCCTCCTGTTCTCGCAACTATCCAGTTAGAACCTGAAATATTTTTGAGAGTATTTGCCACTTTTTTTAAAAATAAATCTCCTATTTCATGTCCGTAAGATGTATTTATTATTTTAAAGTTGTCAAGATCTATTGATATTAATGCTATTTTTTTGTTTTCTTTTTTAGAAAGTTTTGAAAACGATATCATTTTTTCTTTAAGACCATCTCTGTTTAGCAGTTCTGTAACATAGTCGTACATAAGTTTTGTTTTTTTGTTTATCTCTCCTGCTTTATATTCTGTGATCAGATAGTCGTATTTTTTTGTGATTTCTATAAGCAGGTTCTTTAAAATCCTTTCCTTTATCTTGTAATTCATTTTTCCACCAGCCCAATCAGAATAGAGGTTTCGTTATAAAACTTTCCTGGTTTCCCCATTCTGTCAGGTCCTATCTCACCAAAAGTCAAAAAACCTGTTATAGGAGGTTTTTTTAAATGTTGATGATAAATTCTTTGCTCTTCTTTTTCTTTCTTATCACTTAATAGGACAAAGTTTCTTGCTGTGCATGTTATGTTAAATACAAGGTCTGGATAACCTCTTTTTTGGCATATGTTTTTAAACTCTCCGACTCTCAGCTTAACGTCATTTAGAATATCTTCACTATCACCTGTTGATAGTTTGACTTTTGATCCCTGTAGCACTTCACCATAAAATGCATATCCTCCATCTTTACTGTCATACATCATTGGAACAAGCATATGACTGATATGTCCTTCTTCATCTATAAAAAGAAAAGGAAACTCCCACATAATCTGTGATGTAATCACAGGATCAAGATCTTCTATATTCACACCTGTATTGTTCAAGATGTTGTTTAAAAAGTAAGACACAGGCATATCGTCAAGGGAGTATATTTTGTTATCTTTTGCTTTTGTTATAGTGTAAGTTGTTCCTATTGGAATAAATCCCATAGATATGGTGTTAAATGAATAAATCCTGTGAAGGTTAAGCACAACAAATCCGTCCTTTATTAAATTTCCGTTATATGAGATATAAGTTCTGAAATCTTCTGCATCGGAGGAAGCTATTCCTCCATACAGCCTGACATTCTTTAATCTGTCCAAAATTTTATTTAAAATCCTGTGAACAGAAAGATTAGAAGATGTGGAAAAAATGAAATTTGTTCCTTCCTTTTCATGTATCAGAGAGTTTTTTAGAAAAGAGGTGGATCCTTTGATATCTTCGGTTATAGCGTTTTTACTTTTTATCGTTATACTTCCATTTTTCTCAAACCTTACGGCTACACCACCTATTGAGTTATAAATTATTTCTTCATCTTTTAATGTTGCTACACTGGATATTAGCACATTATCTACAGGATAAATAGCTTCATTTATTAAATCAAAATACTGTTTTTCAAAATATTTGTAGGGCATGTAGATAATAAAAAAATCAGGATGAAAACTTTCTTTTATCCCTTTTATTTTGTTTAAACATTCCTCTATTTGAGAATACTGAAAGTTATTA belongs to Persephonella sp. and includes:
- a CDS encoding FIST N-terminal domain-containing protein; this translates as MLVNNFQYSQIEECLNKIKGIKESFHPDFFIIYMPYKYFEKQYFDLINEAIYPVDNVLISSVATLKDEEIIYNSIGGVAVRFEKNGSITIKSKNAITEDIKGSTSFLKNSLIHEKEGTNFIFSTSSNLSVHRILNKILDRLKNVRLYGGIASSDAEDFRTYISYNGNLIKDGFVVLNLHRIYSFNTISMGFIPIGTTYTITKAKDNKIYSLDDMPVSYFLNNILNNTGVNIEDLDPVITSQIMWEFPFLFIDEEGHISHMLVPMMYDSKDGGYAFYGEVLQGSKVKLSTGDSEDILNDVKLRVGEFKNICQKRGYPDLVFNITCTARNFVLLSDKKEKEEQRIYHQHLKKPPITGFLTFGEIGPDRMGKPGKFYNETSILIGLVEK